ACCTGTTTGTTATGGTAAAAAGCTACCGGAAGGATCACTTGAGAACATCTTTGAAACCACGGAAGAATTGTCACGTATAAAAGCCGAAACCGGCAAAACAATCGTACTGTGCCTGGAGCCCGAACCGGATTGTTATCTTGAAACCACTATGGATGCTCTCCGTTTGTGGAATGTTATCCGAAAGTTAGGCAAAGGTTCTTTTCTAGAATTTCTTGGTATTTGCCTTGATACATGCCATATTGCTTGCGCATTTGAAAATCCAACAAACGCGCTTATCAAGATGAAAGAAGCCGATATTCAGGTTCCGAAGATACAAATTTCCAGCATCCTGCGTGTGTCACCAAGGCGTGAATATCATACCTTATTCAAACCTTTCCTTAATAGCCCATACTTGCATCAGACACGTGTGCTTTCTCAAGGTACATTACTTCGTTTTCCGGACTTAGAAGCGGCTCTCAAGGAAAATCCAATGGGTGAGTGGCGTATTCATTTCCATACCCCCCTCTATTTTGAAGATTGGAATGGGTTAGAAACAACATCATTTGATTTAAACAAAAGTTTTTTTGAAGAATGTTGCTGGGCTGAGAAGGTGCTTGAGAT
The sequence above is a segment of the Candidatus Brocadia sp. genome. Coding sequences within it:
- a CDS encoding xylose isomerase encodes the protein MNIHPAETWNETIEAINKYACVIKQQICPDNPFALGLRLSNLASVELAPLALQFKEYLVRRDMYVATINGFPYGQFHNGIIKENVYLPDWSQPERVTYTKRLARLLAILLPEGMVGSISTVPVCYGKKLPEGSLENIFETTEELSRIKAETGKTIVLCLEPEPDCYLETTMDALRLWNVIRKLGKGSFLEFLGICLDTCHIACAFENPTNALIKMKEADIQVPKIQISSILRVSPRREYHTLFKPFLNSPYLHQTRVLSQGTLLRFPDLEAALKENPMGEWRIHFHTPLYFEDWNGLETTSFDLNKSFFEECCWAEKVLEIETYTFKSMPFKNIDVTESICAEFNWILNGRSNFNVKQGES